The following proteins are co-located in the Shouchella hunanensis genome:
- a CDS encoding YqhG family protein, which translates to MNQLDIHSYLKRYFLTHDSTLVEESPAHLTVKLSIKLDKALMNRPFYWHYQEKIGSEPNPMTITLITDQNRCPEDLQGEVIHFGSPRLSQIFESANELGSFIRMYETKSNVSAGSHPLHPWLSINANISFQCDRKKDILLSLGLNLIHGQIVPQFFDKVQQLTLTPKIPDYCFTLSPLIRIESGITRLQKVMKTYIENEPTEWALSANKRWAYDEALLESFYEGIDDKPDSYFAEKEALRERYEPHINVSIVNGGIFYLHQQLFQQ; encoded by the coding sequence ATGAATCAGCTTGATATTCACAGCTATTTAAAGCGCTATTTCCTTACTCATGACAGTACTCTAGTAGAAGAATCTCCAGCTCATTTAACGGTTAAACTGTCAATCAAACTCGATAAAGCGCTTATGAACCGTCCTTTTTATTGGCATTACCAAGAGAAAATCGGTTCTGAACCTAATCCGATGACCATCACTCTCATTACAGACCAAAATCGCTGTCCAGAAGATCTGCAGGGAGAAGTTATTCATTTCGGTTCTCCTCGTTTATCGCAAATCTTTGAATCAGCCAATGAACTCGGCTCTTTTATACGTATGTATGAAACAAAATCAAACGTTAGTGCAGGCTCACATCCTTTACACCCTTGGCTTTCAATTAATGCCAATATTTCGTTTCAGTGCGATCGAAAAAAGGACATTCTCCTTTCACTAGGACTGAATTTAATTCACGGACAAATTGTTCCTCAATTTTTTGATAAAGTGCAGCAACTTACATTGACGCCAAAAATTCCTGATTACTGCTTTACCCTTTCTCCTCTTATTAGGATAGAGTCTGGCATCACTCGGCTTCAAAAAGTGATGAAAACCTATATTGAAAACGAACCAACGGAGTGGGCTTTATCTGCTAATAAGCGTTGGGCTTATGACGAAGCGTTATTAGAGTCCTTTTATGAAGGTATTGATGATAAGCCAGACAGTTACTTTGCTGAAAAAGAGGCGCTGCGCGAACGCTACGAACCTCATATTAACGTTTCGATTGTCAATGGGGGCATTTTTTACCTGCATCAACAATTGTTCCAACAATAA
- a CDS encoding DUF2626 domain-containing protein, which produces MDRMYRGLGFWTGIFAVLFYIGNMYNMSLLFFAQTFILIALGYLKLSERVYVYIFAGYCTVFFVGFTYYALFINVPSFGH; this is translated from the coding sequence ATGGATCGCATGTATCGAGGCCTAGGGTTTTGGACAGGAATTTTTGCAGTTTTATTTTACATTGGCAATATGTATAATATGTCTCTCCTGTTTTTTGCGCAAACGTTTATTTTAATTGCGCTTGGCTACCTGAAGCTGTCTGAACGTGTATATGTGTATATTTTTGCAGGCTATTGTACGGTGTTTTTTGTAGGTTTTACATACTACGCTCTCTTTATCAATGTACCGAGCTTTGGGCACTAA
- a CDS encoding MBL fold metallo-hydrolase yields MFKQIPLGPIQTNAYVLYNDAKEAVIFDPGGDAEALINWLKREQLTPLAILLTHAHFDHIGAVDAVRDTYSIPVYLHTKERRWLEDPDLNGSSRLTGRPITTAKPADILLTEDKSLTIGSFTFSVFHTPGHSPGSVSFYYQKEAVLFSGDVLFQHSIGRTDLRGGDHALLLASIHNKILPLPEGTVVASGHGPLTTIGQEMDHNPFLSGY; encoded by the coding sequence ATGTTTAAACAAATTCCATTAGGTCCTATTCAAACTAATGCGTACGTACTGTATAACGATGCAAAAGAAGCCGTCATTTTTGACCCGGGCGGAGATGCTGAAGCACTTATTAATTGGTTGAAAAGAGAACAGCTTACTCCACTTGCTATTTTACTTACACATGCACACTTTGACCACATTGGCGCTGTCGATGCCGTTCGAGATACTTATTCCATACCCGTATACTTACATACGAAAGAACGCCGCTGGTTAGAAGACCCTGACTTGAATGGTTCCTCTCGCCTGACGGGACGTCCCATCACAACCGCTAAGCCCGCAGATATTTTGCTTACAGAAGACAAGTCATTAACGATCGGTTCCTTTACCTTTTCTGTCTTCCATACACCTGGACACTCACCTGGAAGCGTCTCCTTTTATTATCAAAAAGAAGCTGTTTTATTTTCAGGAGATGTTTTATTCCAACACAGTATCGGCCGAACAGACCTCCGTGGAGGCGATCACGCTTTATTATTAGCTAGCATTCATAATAAGATACTACCTTTACCTGAGGGCACTGTTGTTGCATCCGGACATGGTCCGCTTACCACCATTGGACAAGAAATGGATCATAATCCGTTTCTCTCAGGTTATTAA
- a CDS encoding DEAD/DEAH box helicase, with the protein MDININFDKDWNVRFLEKMDHDGPWSDFETYKLAFEAQQHLQIPEFSGLVAPRYLPQLQPYQHQIEAAETVIEEMHGKAILADEVGLGKTIEAGLILKEYMIRGLVKKALILVPASLVSQWANELNSKFFIPAIPQKKAYVWEQCDVVVASIDTAKRAPHRDIVLDQPYDMVIIDEAHKLKNPKTKNYEFIRLLKKKYCLLLTATPVQNKLEEIFNLVSLLKPGHLGNIESFDKAFRSDKRSAKNDEQLRSLVQKVMVRNRREDTGIEWTKRVVQTIPIHFSTSERQFYEKLEQSKGAINHFTLLTLKRELCSSREAVFMTLKNTIEKAQENESDPSYAINLLNEAATIEGHAKAEKALELIKSIDDKVIIFTEYRATQLYLQWFFKQHHITSVPFRGGFKRGKKDWMRELFKNHAQVLIATEAGGEGINLQFCHHIINYDLPWNPMRIEQRIGRLHRLGQQHDVQIYNFAVQDTIEQKILDLLYDKIHLFESVIGQLDDILAKIELPDLDEHVNNIFEHSSSDGEMKIKFDHLAAVINEAQEELKSENEEKEDHESA; encoded by the coding sequence TTGGATATTAACATTAATTTCGATAAAGACTGGAATGTTCGGTTTTTAGAAAAAATGGATCATGATGGTCCTTGGTCAGACTTTGAAACCTATAAACTTGCTTTTGAAGCGCAACAACATTTACAAATACCAGAATTTAGCGGCCTTGTTGCGCCACGATACCTTCCGCAGCTTCAGCCTTATCAACATCAAATTGAAGCGGCAGAAACCGTTATTGAAGAGATGCACGGAAAAGCGATTCTTGCTGACGAAGTAGGACTAGGGAAGACCATTGAAGCAGGCCTTATTTTAAAGGAGTACATGATTCGTGGTCTAGTGAAAAAAGCCCTTATTTTAGTACCCGCTTCCCTCGTTTCTCAGTGGGCAAACGAGCTCAATTCAAAGTTCTTTATTCCAGCTATCCCACAAAAAAAAGCATATGTGTGGGAACAGTGCGATGTGGTCGTTGCCTCCATTGACACCGCGAAACGGGCACCACATCGTGACATTGTCTTAGATCAACCGTATGATATGGTTATTATTGATGAAGCACATAAATTAAAAAATCCTAAAACAAAAAACTATGAATTTATCCGATTGCTAAAGAAGAAGTACTGTTTGCTTTTAACAGCAACCCCTGTTCAAAACAAGCTTGAGGAAATTTTTAATCTTGTATCCTTGCTTAAGCCTGGACATCTGGGGAACATTGAAAGTTTTGATAAAGCCTTTCGCTCTGACAAACGCTCAGCTAAAAATGATGAACAACTGCGTTCCCTCGTTCAAAAAGTAATGGTACGAAACAGACGTGAAGATACAGGTATTGAATGGACAAAGCGCGTTGTCCAAACGATCCCTATTCATTTTAGTACAAGTGAGCGTCAGTTCTATGAAAAGCTAGAACAAAGTAAAGGGGCAATTAACCACTTCACTTTGCTAACCTTAAAGCGAGAGTTGTGCTCAAGTCGAGAAGCAGTGTTTATGACACTAAAAAATACGATTGAAAAAGCCCAAGAAAACGAAAGCGATCCTAGCTATGCAATCAATCTTCTAAACGAGGCGGCTACGATTGAAGGCCATGCGAAAGCAGAAAAAGCGTTGGAGCTTATTAAATCAATTGATGATAAAGTGATCATTTTTACTGAGTACCGTGCGACGCAACTTTATTTACAGTGGTTTTTTAAACAGCATCACATTACATCGGTACCTTTCCGAGGCGGATTTAAACGTGGAAAAAAAGATTGGATGCGTGAGCTCTTTAAAAACCATGCTCAAGTATTAATTGCAACAGAAGCAGGTGGTGAAGGGATTAACTTGCAATTTTGTCACCACATTATTAACTACGATCTTCCGTGGAATCCGATGCGTATTGAACAACGAATAGGACGTTTACACCGCTTAGGTCAGCAACATGATGTGCAAATCTATAATTTCGCTGTTCAAGATACCATTGAACAGAAAATATTAGACTTGCTGTACGATAAAATACATTTATTTGAATCTGTCATCGGTCAACTAGATGACATTCTTGCCAAAATCGAACTGCCTGATTTAGATGAACATGTCAACAACATATTCGAACATTCTTCTTCAGACGGTGAAATGAAAATTAAATTCGATCATCTTGCTGCGGTGATTAATGAAGCTCAAGAAGAACTGAAGTCAGAAAACGAGGAGAAAGAGGATCATGAATCAGCTTGA
- a CDS encoding YqzE family protein: MSFQDLLKFATQEAVKKIDQPKSERTEKREQKKMEREPLSHWAFGIAPFALSVFKRQLRRK, encoded by the coding sequence ATGTCTTTTCAAGATTTATTAAAATTTGCGACCCAAGAAGCAGTGAAGAAAATTGATCAACCTAAATCTGAGCGAACTGAAAAACGTGAACAAAAGAAGATGGAGCGAGAACCTCTTTCTCATTGGGCATTCGGTATAGCTCCATTTGCTCTTTCGGTCTTTAAAAGACAGCTAAGACGTAAGTAA
- a CDS encoding competence type IV pilus minor pilin ComGF, whose protein sequence is MRWHNHEGFTYVEQLIGLSIVSFIVLLLTNLFLFVQTDVNHSNVDVIRFLNHVNQDVKEAETIRWHNEALEIVIDGAVISYELRMESRIQRFKDKKGLVIVLDDVSTFHCSPPSSDRQLYGQLHCSITLETGQHYKRLFVSTKEWVHAYQTIR, encoded by the coding sequence ATGCGTTGGCACAACCATGAAGGGTTTACGTACGTAGAACAGTTAATTGGTTTAAGTATTGTTAGCTTTATCGTTCTTCTTTTAACCAATCTTTTTTTGTTCGTTCAAACGGATGTGAACCATAGCAATGTTGATGTTATTCGTTTTTTGAATCATGTTAATCAAGACGTAAAAGAAGCGGAAACAATAAGGTGGCATAATGAAGCTTTAGAAATCGTTATTGATGGTGCAGTCATTTCGTATGAGTTAAGGATGGAATCAAGAATACAGCGCTTTAAAGATAAAAAAGGCCTAGTAATCGTATTAGATGATGTCTCCACGTTTCATTGCTCTCCGCCATCATCTGATCGCCAGTTGTATGGGCAGCTCCATTGTTCCATTACACTAGAAACGGGTCAACACTATAAAAGACTGTTTGTTTCGACGAAAGAGTGGGTGCATGCGTATCAAACAATCAGATGA
- the comGC gene encoding competence type IV pilus major pilin ComGC, with protein sequence MKKTSKRDEGFTLIEMLVVLMIISVLLLIALPNMSKNTDMAGGKSCDATKKLVQTQVGAYEVEHGKLPDSLDVLVAEKYVDHITCASGKKLVLNGRQVVIENE encoded by the coding sequence ATGAAAAAAACAAGTAAGAGAGACGAAGGGTTTACATTAATTGAAATGCTTGTCGTCTTAATGATTATTTCTGTGTTGCTTTTGATTGCCCTGCCGAATATGAGTAAAAACACAGACATGGCCGGTGGAAAGAGCTGTGACGCCACGAAAAAGCTTGTCCAAACCCAAGTGGGCGCTTATGAAGTGGAACACGGAAAATTACCCGATTCTCTAGATGTATTAGTAGCTGAAAAGTATGTAGATCACATTACATGTGCATCCGGCAAAAAACTAGTATTAAATGGAAGACAAGTTGTTATTGAAAACGAATGA
- the comGD gene encoding competence type IV pilus minor pilin ComGD produces the protein MKTNEGFTLIELLFTLLLLSLFLFLPILYFQSQDKTVQKQTIEQFKNDLVHAQHLAMTEGKVATVLFEDNTLILFVDQKEKRRVVYPTSIEIEPVTIQLEDVAFLANGHPRKSGSWDVRTEHYHTRFTIQIGKGRIVYRQQ, from the coding sequence TTGAAAACGAATGAAGGTTTTACGCTTATCGAATTACTTTTTACTCTTCTCCTGCTTTCACTGTTTCTATTCCTCCCTATACTCTATTTCCAATCACAAGACAAAACCGTTCAAAAACAAACCATCGAGCAATTTAAAAATGATCTAGTGCATGCACAACATTTAGCAATGACAGAAGGGAAAGTGGCTACGGTACTTTTTGAAGACAATACCCTCATTTTATTTGTCGATCAAAAAGAAAAACGTCGTGTTGTTTACCCGACAAGTATAGAAATTGAACCTGTTACCATACAGTTAGAGGATGTAGCGTTTTTAGCGAATGGACATCCACGCAAGTCTGGTTCTTGGGATGTACGTACGGAACATTACCACACTCGATTTACGATTCAAATTGGAAAGGGGCGTATTGTTTATCGGCAACAATAA
- the yidD gene encoding membrane protein insertion efficiency factor YidD yields the protein MKFILLSLIRFYRNYISVALPPRCRFYPTCSQYGLTAIEQHGAIKGSYLTIKRLLKCHPFHPGGFDEVPSPKTSKKDNDI from the coding sequence GTGAAATTTATTTTATTAAGTTTAATTCGATTTTATCGAAACTATATCTCCGTTGCATTGCCACCTAGATGTCGATTTTATCCTACCTGTTCTCAATATGGGCTAACAGCTATTGAACAGCATGGTGCAATTAAAGGAAGCTACTTAACGATTAAACGGTTATTAAAATGTCATCCTTTTCATCCAGGTGGCTTTGATGAAGTACCGAGTCCCAAAACCTCAAAAAAAGACAACGACATTTAA
- a CDS encoding DUF2759 domain-containing protein, with product MVFAGLALLVAIFSVAGAIVSLKRKNFFAVGFSGVSVLVFGFFSIATIYSYIVRGGGVPLE from the coding sequence ATGGTTTTTGCAGGTTTAGCATTATTAGTAGCAATTTTTTCTGTTGCAGGTGCCATCGTCAGTTTAAAGCGAAAAAACTTTTTCGCTGTAGGCTTTAGTGGCGTATCTGTACTTGTTTTTGGATTCTTTTCAATCGCAACAATCTATTCTTATATTGTTCGTGGTGGAGGAGTTCCTTTAGAATAG
- the gcvT gene encoding glycine cleavage system aminomethyltransferase GcvT, producing the protein MTLQRTPLFEEYQNLAKTVDFGGWEMPVSFSGIKAEHVAVREAAGLFDVSHMGELEVEGPDALANLQRLLTNDLSKMEDGQAQYHAMCTENGGTVDDLIVYRRSEHAYLLVLNAANIESDIAWIQEHIQGNVRLNNVSKETALLAVQGPKAMDILQTLTETTIGSIKPFRFKEGVSLGTVPTFLSRTGYTGEDGFELYVSSNDAPALWNNILKAGEQYGLLPCGLGARDTLRFEAKLALYGQELNREISPIEAGIGFAVKVDKATSFIGQDALKAQKTEGPARKLVGIEMIGRGIPRHGYEVYKDDKKVGVVTSGTQSPTLGKNVGLVLMDASFSALDTEVTVHIRGKNIAAKVVKTPFYKRGV; encoded by the coding sequence ATGACGTTACAACGAACACCTTTATTTGAAGAATATCAAAATCTTGCGAAAACAGTTGATTTTGGTGGTTGGGAAATGCCCGTTTCGTTTAGTGGAATTAAAGCAGAGCACGTTGCGGTTCGCGAAGCAGCTGGACTATTTGATGTATCACATATGGGTGAATTAGAAGTAGAGGGACCAGATGCACTAGCTAATTTACAAAGACTTTTGACAAATGATCTTTCAAAAATGGAAGATGGTCAGGCCCAGTATCATGCAATGTGCACAGAAAATGGAGGGACAGTGGATGATTTAATTGTTTATCGTCGCTCAGAACATGCGTATTTACTTGTTCTAAATGCTGCTAATATTGAATCGGATATTGCTTGGATTCAAGAGCACATTCAAGGCAATGTACGTTTGAACAATGTGTCGAAAGAAACGGCGCTACTTGCTGTACAAGGACCTAAAGCAATGGACATTTTACAAACACTTACGGAGACGACTATAGGGAGCATCAAACCATTTCGTTTCAAAGAAGGTGTATCCCTTGGGACTGTACCGACGTTTCTTTCAAGAACAGGTTATACAGGAGAAGATGGTTTTGAACTGTATGTATCCAGTAATGATGCGCCAGCGCTTTGGAACAACATTTTAAAAGCAGGAGAACAGTATGGCTTGCTTCCATGTGGATTAGGAGCCAGAGATACGTTGCGATTTGAAGCAAAATTGGCACTATACGGTCAAGAACTTAATCGTGAAATTTCCCCTATTGAGGCTGGCATCGGCTTTGCAGTTAAAGTAGATAAAGCGACTTCGTTTATTGGTCAAGATGCATTAAAAGCACAAAAAACGGAAGGCCCAGCTCGAAAGCTAGTCGGAATTGAAATGATTGGAAGAGGCATTCCTAGACATGGATACGAGGTGTATAAAGATGATAAGAAGGTAGGGGTTGTAACGTCTGGCACTCAATCACCGACTCTAGGGAAAAATGTTGGACTCGTATTAATGGATGCCAGCTTTTCCGCATTAGATACAGAAGTTACCGTTCATATTCGAGGTAAAAACATTGCAGCCAAAGTAGTGAAAACGCCATTTTATAAACGTGGTGTTTAA